A region of the Mycobacterium sp. NBC_00419 genome:
AACAGCAGATCCTCGAGTACACCGAGGCACGCGAGGTGGTCCTCGACGCGGACCGGATGCTGCAGGAGGCGGTCACCCAGGCCGGTGTCGACGACCTCGCCGACACCGACGGGTTCGCCGATCGCCTCGCGGCGCACATCGCCGCCATCGAGTCCGACACCGGGCTGCGACAGCTGAGCCGGGGCACCCTGCGCTCCCGGACAGTCCGCCGGCTGCGTAACCGGCTCTCGCTCAACGATCTGCTCACGCGGTACCCGCACATCGAGTCCATCGAGATCGAGAAGCCGCTGATCGTGGTCGGCATGCCCCGCTCCGGGACGACGCATCTGGTGAACCTGATCGCCCAGGATCCACGCCGGCGCGCGCTGCCGTACTGGGAGAGCGACGAGCCGATCCCGGCCCGCGGCCACGGGCCCGACGTATTCGGGGTGGACCCCCGCTACACCAGGGCCAAAGCCGAGCACGAGGCCCTGATGGCCAGCACCCCCTACGTCGCGGCCATGCACGACCGGTTCCCCGAGGCCATCGAGGAGGAAGTCGAACTGCTCGACCTCGACATGGCCGGCTATGTCCTCGAATGGCATGCCAGGGTGCCGGCCTGGCGGGACTACTACCTCGGCCTGGACCACGTTCGGCACTACGGCTACCTCAAGAAAGTGCTGCAGGCGTTGACATTCCTGCGCGGCCCGCGCACCTGGGTGCTCAAGTCGCCGCAGCACGCCGAGCAACTCGGGCCACTGATGGCGACCTTCCCGGATGCCACCGTGGCGTTTACCCACCGCGATCCGGTGGCCGTGATCCAGTCCGCGATCACCATGATGGCCTACTCGGACCGGTTGCGGCGCACAAGTATCGACCCGGACTGGCTGGTCGACTACTGGTCCGACCGGATACACCGGCTGCTGAGCGCCTGTGTTCGCGACCGGGCACTGGTGCCCGCCGATCGCAGCATCGACATCTCCTTCCACCACCTCAACGGCAATGAGATGCCGGTGCTCGACGAGCTCTACGCACTGGCCGCGGTGGACATCGGGCCCAAGGTGGCCAAGCGATTCCAGGCCTATACCGACAGCAACCGCCGTGGCGGCAAAGGCCGCATCCCGTATGACCTGCGTGGCCATTTCGGCGTGGACCCGGCCGAACTGCGCTCCCGATTCGACTTCTACTTCGACCGCTTCGACGTCCGCCCAGAGACCTGAGAGGCCACCGTGACACCCATCTACCGCAGCCGCCCCGGCGCCGACGCGATGGCGCCTGCCGCGGCCGAGGCCGCCTACGAGGTGGCGCCCGGAATCTGGTGCTCCCCGGGCCTGACGAACACCTACCTGCTGACCACGTCGGCGGGCCGGGTGATCGTGAACACCGGGATGGGCTTCGAGGGGCCCGTGCACCGGGCCAACTTCGACGCCGTCGACGACTCCCCGGTGCGCTACATCGTCATCACCCAGGGCCACTACGACCATGTCGGTGGCCTGGACACGTTGCGCGACCCACAGACTCAGGTTGTCGCACAAGCCAACTGGGAACAATGGCGCGACGACAACGAGCGGCTGCTGCCCTACCGCGCAAACCGCAGCGCGTTCGCGTTCTCCGGCCGGCTCGCCGAGGGCATCGCGCACATCCAGGCGCGGTTCGGCAAGAAGCTACCCCCGCAGAGCGCCGCGACGGCCGACATCACCGTCACCGACCGGCTGAGCCTGGAGGTCGGTGGCCGGCGGCTCGAGCTGATCGCCACACCAGGCGGGGAGACCACCGACTCGATGGTGGTGTGGCTGCCTGACGAGCGGGTCTGTCTGTGCAGCAACACCTTCGGCCCGGTCTTCGGTCACATCCCGAACCTGGTGACGATCCGCGGCGACCGCTACCGCGATGCGCTGACGGTGATCGACACCGTCGAACGTGTCCGCAGCCTGCAGCCCGAGGTGCTGCTGACCGGGCACTTCGATCCCATCGTCGGGGCTGCGCTCATCGACGCCGAACTGAGCAGACTGCGCGACGCCATCCAGTACATCCACGACCAGACCGTCGCGGGGATGAACGCCGGCAAGGACGTCCGCACGTTGATGCGTGAGATCAGCCTGCCCGCCGACCTGGAGGTCGGGCAGGGCTACGGCAAAGTCGCCTGGGACGTGCGGGCGATCTGGGAGAACTACTCCGGCTGGTTCCACCACAGCTCGACCACCGAGTTGTACCCACTGGGCCCCGAGGCGGTCAGCGCCGACCTGGTGGAACTGGCCGGCGCCCAGGGGATCGTCGAGCGGGCCCGGGCGCACCTGGACGCGGGCCGGCCGCTTGAGGCGATTCACCTCGCCGAGATCGTCACCGACGCCCGGCCTGAGCACCCGGACGCCCGCGCGGTGCTCCGGGGCGCCCACGAGACGCTGCTGGCCGGCAGCGTCAACTTCTGGGAGACCGCATGGTTGACCAAGCAAATCGAGAGGTACTCATGACCGCCAGCGTCAGCTTCGACTTCACCGGAACCCGGGTGCTGATCACCGGTGCGACAAGCGGTATCGGCCACGCGGTCGCCGTGCTGTTCCGCGACGCGGGCGCCGAGGTGACCGTGACCGGCACCAAGGCGCACGCAGGCGACTACGACACCGACCTGTCCGGAATGAGCTACCGGCAACTGGTGCTCACCAGCACCGACTCCATCGACCAACTGACACAGGACATCCCGGTGCTCGATGTTCTGGTCAACAACGCGGGGGCGAACTTCCCCGGCGGCCTCGACGAGTCGGCGCCCGACGGGTTCGCCGCATCGGTGGCGGTCAACCTCACCGGTCCCTACCGCCTGACAGTCGGCCTGCGCACGGCACTTCGTGCCTCCGAGCTACCCGGCGGAGCCAGCGTGGTCAACCTGTCCTCCATGTCGGCGCTGCGGGCGGTGCCGCTGGTGCCGGGCTACGGGGCGGCCAAGTCCGGGATCATCAACGTCACCCGCAACCTCGCGGTGAAGTGGGCCAGGTACGGCATCCGGGTCAACGCCGTCGCGCCCGGCACCATCGACACCCCGATGACCGCGCCGATGCAGGGCGCCCCTGAAATCGTCGCGAGTGAAATTGCCCACATCCCCGCCGGCCGGATGGGCACCGTCGACGAGATCGCGCCGACAGTGGCGTTTCTGTGCACAGCGCAGAGCAGCTACATCAACGGGGCGGTCATCGTGGTCGACGGCGGCTCGGACTGCGTCTGACCTCCGATCTGCCGTACCGTGATCGGGTGCCCAGCAAGGTCCTGTTCATCTACAACGATCCGATCGCCCCAGAGGCGCTGCTCGGGGAGACGTTCACCGAGCTCGGCTTCGACGTGGACACCTTCGAGGTGGTGCCCGCGGATCGGACCGCCAACCCGGCGGTCGAGGTCAGCTTCCCCGATCCGACCCGCTACGACGTGATCGTGCCGCTCGGTTCACGCTGGGCGGTCTACGACGAACGGCTGCCGTGGGTCGCCGACGAGATCGACACGGTGCGCCGCGCTGTCGAGGCCGACGTGGGCGTGCTGGGTATCTGCTTCGGCGGTCAACTGGTGGCCACCGCACTCGGCGGTTCGGTCACACGGTCGGACTCACCCGAGGTCGGCTGGCACCACGTGCACAGCAGCGACCACGACCTGGTGCCCGAGGGCCGCTGGTTCCAGTGGCACTTCGACCGGTTCACCCCGCCGCCGGGGGCACACGAGATCGCCAGAAACGACAGCGCGTCACAAGCTTTCGTGAAGGGCCGGGCGATGGGTCTGCAGTTTCACCCCGAACTCGACCACGGTCTACTGGAACTGTGGATCAGCGACGACCTGGGCCGCGTCGACGGCGACATGCAGCGGCTGGGGCTGCGCCACGAGGACCTGCGCGCCCACACCGGTCACCACGTCGACGACGCCGCCCGGCGGCTGCGCCGCCTGGTCCGGGGATTCCTGGACAAGGTGGCGGGCTAGCTCGCCGCGCACCGTCGCGACCGCATCCGGAACGGCCTGCGCCACAGCACTACTCAAGCCTTTGCCGTATCCCACGTCGACGACGCCGACGCTGACGACCAGCAGCCGCCCGGGCGCCCGGCCCAGCACCCGGGCCAGTTCGTAGGTCTGGGCCAGGTTCAGATCGTGTGAGCTGAACACCGCCGGCGAGGCCAGTTCGTCGATACCGCAGCACCGGATCTGCCCGGGCACCACGTACTCCCCCGCCGCGGCGTCGATCACCACCGCCAGATCTGCGCCGTCCCAGGCGTCGATCAGGGCGGCCGGTTCCACCGCACAGCGCACGACCGGCACTCCGGGGCATTGCCGGGCCACCTCGGCCGCCACCACGGGACCGACACCGTCGTCGCGGCGGTGTTCGTTGCCGATCCCGATGACCACCCTCACCGGCGGTCGATCGTGAGCGTCAGGAAATGTGTCGCGCACGAGATGCACGGGTCGTAGTTGCGAATCGTGCGCTCGCACAACGTCGTCAGGGCGGCATCGTCGAGATCTCCGCCGGCCAGCACCACCTTGGCCAGGTCGTCCTCGATCGCGGCCTGGTTCTGGGCGGTGGGCGGCACGATCACCGCCGCCTTGATCAGCCCGTCGTCATCGATCTCGTAGCGGTGATACAAGAGGCCACGGGGCGCTTCGCTGACTCCGTGTCCGACGCCGGGCCGGGCCGGCACGTCGATGAACGGCCGCGCCGGGCGCTCGTAGTCGTCGATGATGCGCAGCGCTTCCTCGACCGCGTAGACGGTTTCGACTGCGCGGACCACGATGCTGCGGAAAGGGTTTCGGCACTCGTCCCCCAGTCCGGCAGCGCTGGCGGCCTGCCGGGCGACCGGTGAGAGCAGTGCGGAGTTCAACGAGTACCGGGCCAGCGGACCGGTCAGATGACGCGCGCCGTCCAGGGTGGCGTGCAATGCGGTGGAATGCGGCACCTGGGATTCGCGGACATGGTCACTGAACTCGGCGATGGGGAACGGAGCACCCGCACTGCGGGTGATCGTGCCGTCCTCGATGGCATAGCGCGGACCGGTCAGCGCCAGCAGCTCGTGGTCCACGGTGACATCGGGGAAGTCGAACCCGGCCACCCAGTGCACGGTCGCCAGTGCATCGTCGAGGGTGCCCCGCAACAGCTCGGCCATCGGTTTTAGGTCGGCCTTGGTGGGCACCGAGTAGAAGCCGCCGAGGCGGACGTTGACCGGATGGATGGCGCGGCCGCCGATGAGTTCCATCAGCCGATTGCCGGCCTTCTTCAGCGCCAGCCCGCGTTCGACCGCGGCCCGGTGGTTCTTGGCCACGGCGATGATGTCGGGCTCACCGAGGAAGTCGGGCGCGTGCAGCATGTAGATGTGCAGGGCGTGGCTGTGGATCCACTCCCCGCAGTACAGCAGCCGGCGCAGCGCAATCACTTGGGGGTCGAGCGTGACGCCGCAGGCGTCCTCCAGCGCATTGCATGCGCTCATCTGGTAGGCCACCGGGCAGATGCCACAGATGCGGGCGGTCAGGTCGGGCGGCTCGGTGTGCGCGCGACCGCGCAGGAAGGCCTCGAAGAACCGTGGCGGCTCGTAGATGTTGAGCTCGACGCGCTCGGGCACACCGTTGCGCATCTCGACGTGCAGGGCGCCCTCGCCCTCGACTCGGGTGAGGGCACCGACGCGGATGGTCCGGGAGTCAGTCATGGCTGGGGTGCTCGGCTTCCAGAGCATCGTGAAACTGCGTGACGTTGAACGTGTCGAACACCCGGTGCACGTCGGGTCCGGACATTCCGTCGCGGTGCAGAAGCGGGATCATCGCCGGCATGTTGGGGGTGGCCGCTGGGCCGAAACACCCGTAGCAGCCGCGGTGGTGGCGCGGGCACAGTGCGCCGCAGCCGGCGTGGGTCACCGGCCCCAGGCAGGCGATGCCGTCGGCGACGGTCACACACGTCACCCCGGCCCGTTTGCATTCGGTGCACACGGTGGCCGCGGGCAGTCTGGGTTTGCGGCCGACCAGCAGCGCGGCCAGGGTGTCGAGCAGTTGGCGCCGGTCGATCGGGCAGCCCCGCAGTTCGTAGTCGACGGTGACGTGCGCCGAGGCGGGAGTCGAGGTGGCCAGGGTCTGGATGTAGTCGGGGCGGGCGTAGACCACGGAGGTGAACTCGGCGACGTCGGCGAAGTTACGCAGCGCCTGGATGCCGCCCGCGATGGCACAGGCGCCGATCGCGACGAGAACCCCTGACTGTTCCCGGATCTCGCGGATGCGGCGCTCGTCGGAGGCGGTGGTCACCGAACCCTCGACCAGCGAGACGTCATACGGGCCGCCGACGAACGCGCTGGAGGCTTCGGCGAACGTCGCGATCTGCACCTGCTCGGCCAGCGTCAGCAGTTCGTCTTCACAGTCGAGCAACGTGAGCTGACATCCGTCGCAGGAGGCGAACTTCCACACAGCCAGGCTGGGCATGTCAGAGCTCCTTGGTTTCCAGCAGCGGACGCGCCACGTCGTAACCGACGACCGGCCCGTCGCGACATAGCAGCAGCGGGCCCAGCTGGCAGTGGCCACACCAGCCGATGCCGCACTGCATGTTTCGTTCCAGCGATACCCGGATGTCGCCGGGCTGCACACCCTTGTCCAGCAGTGCCTGGGCACCGAAGCGCATCATCTGTTCCGGGCCGCACAAGAATGCCGTCACCCGCGCGGGCGTCAGCGACAGCCGCCGCAGCGGCTCGGTGACGAACCCGGTCTCACCGGGCCAGCCCTGGATCGGCACGTCCACGGTCAGGTGCACTTCCAGGCGTGGATCATCTTGCCAGCGTTGCACTTCGGCGGTGTAGAGGAAATCGCGCTGGGCACGCGCACCGGCGATGAGTACCACCCTGCCGTAGCGTTCCCGCTGCGCCAGCGCACCGAGAACCACCGGACGCAGCGGCGCCAGACCGACTCCGCCCGCGACGATCACCAGGTCGCGTCCGGTCGCCTCGTCGAGCCCCCAGCTGGTGCCGAACGGGCCACGCACCCCGAGGGTGGTGCCCGGCTCTGCCGCACACAGCGCCGCGCTCACCGCACCGACGTTGCGGATGGTGTGGGTGATGGTGCCGTCGGAGGACGACGGGTCACCGCTGACGGAGATGGCCACCTCGCCGACTCCGAAGGCGTAGAGCATCATGAACTCCCCCGGGCGCGGCGCGGACAGCTCGGTGGCGACGGGTTCGAGGCACAACGTGACCGAGTCGGCGTTCTCGACGACCTTCGAGCGCACCCGGTAGGGCATCGGCGCCATCGCCGAGGACTCCGGCGCCCACCCGCGCGTCATGGCCTCACTCATGGTCCTCCTCGGCGAGCCGGGCGAAGGTCGCCATCTCCTCGGTGATGTCGATTCCGGTGGGGCACCAGGCAATACAGCGCCCGCACCCCACGCAACCCGACGTGCCGAACTGGTCGTGCCAGCTCGACAGTTTGTGGGTGAGCCAGTGCCGGTAGCGCGAGGGACCCGAGGTCCTGACCGGTCCCTCGTGGACGAAGGTGAAGTCCAGCTCGAAGCACGACGCCCACTCCGACCACCGTTCGGCGTGCTCGCCGGTGAGGTCGGTGACATCGGAGGTGCTGGTGCAAAAACAGGTCGGGCACACCATGGTGCAGTTGCCGCAAGTCAGGCAACGGCTGGCGACGTCGTCCCAGTGCGGGGATTCCCGTGACTCGGAGAGCAGCCTGCGCAGGTCGACCTCGGGCATCCGGCGTCCCATCAGGGCCGCCGCGGCCGCGACGTCGTCGGCAGCGGCCGCGGTCTCGGCCACTTCGGCCGGCCGGTGCGGGACCGCGGCCAGCACTTCGGCGCCGGCCACGCTGCCGGTCTCGACCACGTAGGTCGGCTCCGCGCCGTCGAGTCGCTCGGTCAGCGCCAGGTCGTAGCCCGACCGGCAGCCCGGGCCGGTGTCCATCGAGGCGCAGAAGCACAGGTTGCCGGGCTCGGTGCAGTTGACCGCGACCACGAAGGCCTGCCTGCGCCTGCCGACATAGGAGCCGTCGGGGTGGGCGCCACCGGAGAGCACCCGATCAAGGACTCCGATGGCGGCCAGATCGCAGCCGTGCACGCCGAGGAAGGCGTACTTGGGTTCGGGTGCGTCGGCCTCGTCGACGCCATCGGGTCCGCACCCCCACACCTTCTGGCGCGGTGGATGCAGGAACTGCTTCCAGGATTGCGGGCCCGACGAGTGCCCGAACGCGGCGAGGTCGTCGCGGCGGCGCAGCGTGTAGGTTCCCGGCGCGACGTCCACACCCCAGCCACGAGGAAGGTCGTCGGCGCTGGCCAACTCGGCGATCACGATGGCGTTGTCGCGCACAGTGGGGCCGACGACGGTGTAGCCCCGCCCGTTCAGCTCGTCGACGAGTCGGTGCAGACCCGCGCCGTCGAGGACGACGGTATCGCTGGGTGCCATGCCGCAATCGTCGCGCACGAACATGCGCTCGCGCGTGGGTCATTCGGGGTACCGGTGAGGGTCTAAAGTCACATCGCCCCAATCGTTCACCTGACCGCAACCTGACCTCACTAGCGTCGCGGGCATGCCTGCCGAAACCGACCAGCTGGAGTGCCTGCAGCGCGATATCGATGCGCTGCTCGACCGGCTGGCGGATGCAGAAGCCCGATGGCTTCCGTGGATAGCTCCGGTTACTCCTGGAAATCACTGCAGTGCAATCAATCTCGTTCACTATTGGGCGATGCGACAGCACGATCTGCAGGACGTGCAGCACCAGCTGGCCGAGCTGGGTCTGTCGTCGCTCGGGCGCAGCGAAGCCCACGTGCAGGCCACGCTGCGGTCGGTGTCGGCCGCAATCTCGGCGAT
Encoded here:
- a CDS encoding sulfotransferase family protein encodes the protein MSSTLTLNLDDLTAPVLTDVQQQILEYTEAREVVLDADRMLQEAVTQAGVDDLADTDGFADRLAAHIAAIESDTGLRQLSRGTLRSRTVRRLRNRLSLNDLLTRYPHIESIEIEKPLIVVGMPRSGTTHLVNLIAQDPRRRALPYWESDEPIPARGHGPDVFGVDPRYTRAKAEHEALMASTPYVAAMHDRFPEAIEEEVELLDLDMAGYVLEWHARVPAWRDYYLGLDHVRHYGYLKKVLQALTFLRGPRTWVLKSPQHAEQLGPLMATFPDATVAFTHRDPVAVIQSAITMMAYSDRLRRTSIDPDWLVDYWSDRIHRLLSACVRDRALVPADRSIDISFHHLNGNEMPVLDELYALAAVDIGPKVAKRFQAYTDSNRRGGKGRIPYDLRGHFGVDPAELRSRFDFYFDRFDVRPET
- a CDS encoding alkyl sulfatase dimerization domain-containing protein, translated to MAPAAAEAAYEVAPGIWCSPGLTNTYLLTTSAGRVIVNTGMGFEGPVHRANFDAVDDSPVRYIVITQGHYDHVGGLDTLRDPQTQVVAQANWEQWRDDNERLLPYRANRSAFAFSGRLAEGIAHIQARFGKKLPPQSAATADITVTDRLSLEVGGRRLELIATPGGETTDSMVVWLPDERVCLCSNTFGPVFGHIPNLVTIRGDRYRDALTVIDTVERVRSLQPEVLLTGHFDPIVGAALIDAELSRLRDAIQYIHDQTVAGMNAGKDVRTLMREISLPADLEVGQGYGKVAWDVRAIWENYSGWFHHSSTTELYPLGPEAVSADLVELAGAQGIVERARAHLDAGRPLEAIHLAEIVTDARPEHPDARAVLRGAHETLLAGSVNFWETAWLTKQIERYS
- a CDS encoding SDR family NAD(P)-dependent oxidoreductase, encoding MTASVSFDFTGTRVLITGATSGIGHAVAVLFRDAGAEVTVTGTKAHAGDYDTDLSGMSYRQLVLTSTDSIDQLTQDIPVLDVLVNNAGANFPGGLDESAPDGFAASVAVNLTGPYRLTVGLRTALRASELPGGASVVNLSSMSALRAVPLVPGYGAAKSGIINVTRNLAVKWARYGIRVNAVAPGTIDTPMTAPMQGAPEIVASEIAHIPAGRMGTVDEIAPTVAFLCTAQSSYINGAVIVVDGGSDCV
- a CDS encoding type 1 glutamine amidotransferase, translating into MPSKVLFIYNDPIAPEALLGETFTELGFDVDTFEVVPADRTANPAVEVSFPDPTRYDVIVPLGSRWAVYDERLPWVADEIDTVRRAVEADVGVLGICFGGQLVATALGGSVTRSDSPEVGWHHVHSSDHDLVPEGRWFQWHFDRFTPPPGAHEIARNDSASQAFVKGRAMGLQFHPELDHGLLELWISDDLGRVDGDMQRLGLRHEDLRAHTGHHVDDAARRLRRLVRGFLDKVAG
- a CDS encoding Ni/Fe hydrogenase subunit alpha; its protein translation is MTDSRTIRVGALTRVEGEGALHVEMRNGVPERVELNIYEPPRFFEAFLRGRAHTEPPDLTARICGICPVAYQMSACNALEDACGVTLDPQVIALRRLLYCGEWIHSHALHIYMLHAPDFLGEPDIIAVAKNHRAAVERGLALKKAGNRLMELIGGRAIHPVNVRLGGFYSVPTKADLKPMAELLRGTLDDALATVHWVAGFDFPDVTVDHELLALTGPRYAIEDGTITRSAGAPFPIAEFSDHVRESQVPHSTALHATLDGARHLTGPLARYSLNSALLSPVARQAASAAGLGDECRNPFRSIVVRAVETVYAVEEALRIIDDYERPARPFIDVPARPGVGHGVSEAPRGLLYHRYEIDDDGLIKAAVIVPPTAQNQAAIEDDLAKVVLAGGDLDDAALTTLCERTIRNYDPCISCATHFLTLTIDRR
- a CDS encoding oxidoreductase, with the protein product MPSLAVWKFASCDGCQLTLLDCEDELLTLAEQVQIATFAEASSAFVGGPYDVSLVEGSVTTASDERRIREIREQSGVLVAIGACAIAGGIQALRNFADVAEFTSVVYARPDYIQTLATSTPASAHVTVDYELRGCPIDRRQLLDTLAALLVGRKPRLPAATVCTECKRAGVTCVTVADGIACLGPVTHAGCGALCPRHHRGCYGCFGPAATPNMPAMIPLLHRDGMSGPDVHRVFDTFNVTQFHDALEAEHPSHD
- a CDS encoding FAD/NAD(P)-binding protein, with product MSEAMTRGWAPESSAMAPMPYRVRSKVVENADSVTLCLEPVATELSAPRPGEFMMLYAFGVGEVAISVSGDPSSSDGTITHTIRNVGAVSAALCAAEPGTTLGVRGPFGTSWGLDEATGRDLVIVAGGVGLAPLRPVVLGALAQRERYGRVVLIAGARAQRDFLYTAEVQRWQDDPRLEVHLTVDVPIQGWPGETGFVTEPLRRLSLTPARVTAFLCGPEQMMRFGAQALLDKGVQPGDIRVSLERNMQCGIGWCGHCQLGPLLLCRDGPVVGYDVARPLLETKEL
- a CDS encoding 4Fe-4S dicluster domain-containing protein; the encoded protein is MAPSDTVVLDGAGLHRLVDELNGRGYTVVGPTVRDNAIVIAELASADDLPRGWGVDVAPGTYTLRRRDDLAAFGHSSGPQSWKQFLHPPRQKVWGCGPDGVDEADAPEPKYAFLGVHGCDLAAIGVLDRVLSGGAHPDGSYVGRRRQAFVVAVNCTEPGNLCFCASMDTGPGCRSGYDLALTERLDGAEPTYVVETGSVAGAEVLAAVPHRPAEVAETAAAADDVAAAAALMGRRMPEVDLRRLLSESRESPHWDDVASRCLTCGNCTMVCPTCFCTSTSDVTDLTGEHAERWSEWASCFELDFTFVHEGPVRTSGPSRYRHWLTHKLSSWHDQFGTSGCVGCGRCIAWCPTGIDITEEMATFARLAEEDHE